Proteins encoded within one genomic window of uncultured Draconibacterium sp.:
- the ilvA gene encoding threonine ammonia-lyase, protein MSDSKYFPQLQDITTAKHNLCEIVLHTPLQKNLNLSEEFEANVFLKREDLQIVRSYKIRGAYNKIAQLTDAEREKGVVCASAGNHAQGVAYSCRLLGIEGKIYMPTTTPKQKIKQVKMFGKTHVEVIITGDTYDDAHRAALEDCQKTGMSFIHPFDDPQIIEGQATVGLEILQDSTETIDYLFVPIGGGGLAAGVGACIKQISPNTKIIGVEPAGAPSMQKSLEADHVIKLEKIDKFVDGAAVQRVGDITFEICKKVVDEYQSVPEGKICTKILELYNRDAIVIEPAGALSIAALDFYREEVKGKNVVCIVSGSNNDITRTEEIKERSLLYEGLKHYFIVRFPQRAGALRTFVDVVLGPTDDVTHFEYSKKTNREKGPAVIGIEVQNPEDFNGLVKRMDENGFIYEYLNEKADLFQFLI, encoded by the coding sequence ATGAGCGATTCAAAATATTTTCCTCAATTACAAGATATAACTACAGCAAAGCACAACCTGTGCGAAATTGTATTGCACACACCACTTCAGAAAAACCTGAATTTATCGGAAGAATTCGAAGCCAACGTATTTTTAAAACGCGAAGATCTGCAGATCGTTCGTAGCTACAAAATACGTGGAGCCTACAATAAAATAGCGCAACTTACGGATGCCGAGCGCGAAAAAGGAGTGGTTTGCGCCAGTGCCGGAAACCATGCGCAAGGCGTTGCTTACTCGTGCCGACTTTTAGGAATTGAAGGCAAGATTTACATGCCCACAACAACACCTAAGCAAAAAATCAAACAGGTAAAAATGTTTGGGAAAACGCACGTTGAGGTGATTATTACCGGCGATACTTACGATGATGCCCACCGAGCAGCTTTGGAAGACTGCCAGAAAACAGGCATGTCATTTATTCATCCGTTCGACGATCCGCAAATTATTGAAGGGCAAGCAACCGTTGGTCTGGAGATTTTACAGGACTCCACCGAAACGATCGACTATTTGTTTGTTCCCATCGGAGGTGGAGGTTTAGCAGCCGGAGTTGGAGCCTGTATAAAACAGATCAGCCCGAATACAAAGATTATCGGGGTAGAACCAGCCGGTGCACCATCGATGCAAAAGTCACTGGAAGCCGACCATGTGATTAAACTTGAAAAAATAGACAAGTTTGTTGACGGTGCTGCTGTTCAGCGCGTTGGCGACATCACTTTCGAAATATGCAAAAAGGTGGTTGATGAATATCAATCGGTGCCGGAAGGTAAAATTTGTACTAAAATACTGGAACTGTACAACCGCGACGCCATTGTTATAGAGCCGGCCGGAGCACTGTCGATTGCAGCTCTTGATTTTTACCGCGAGGAAGTTAAAGGGAAAAACGTAGTTTGTATTGTTAGCGGAAGCAATAACGATATTACCCGCACCGAAGAGATAAAGGAGCGTTCGCTGCTCTACGAAGGACTGAAGCATTATTTTATTGTACGTTTCCCTCAACGTGCCGGTGCTCTGCGTACTTTTGTTGATGTGGTACTTGGTCCCACCGACGATGTTACCCATTTTGAATACTCGAAAAAAACTAATCGCGAGAAAGGTCCTGCCGTGATCGGAATAGAAGTTCAAAATCCGGAAGATTTTAATGGACTTGTTAAACGCATGGATGAAAATGGGTTCATTTACGAATACCTGAATGAAAAAGCTGATCTCTTTCAGTTTTTGATCTGA
- a CDS encoding dicarboxylate/amino acid:cation symporter — protein MKILKIKLHWQILIALVLAVLFGYLAPNATEYTSWMGDIFLRALKMVIIPLILSSIISGVTSMGEGSNLGRLGFKTLLYYLGTSTLAILTGLFIVNLVKPGVGVELGFTQSVEGLAEKAGSVKDILYRLVPDNIVDAMAQGTILSVIFFAIVFGYFITKVDEPYKNSLKTFFDAIFEVMMKVTLFIIKFTPLGIFGIVAGEVARNSEQLANIAGSLAIYSLCVIVGLLIHALIILPLIVRFIGKAKPYAHLKNMVTPLLTAFSTSSSSATLPLTMEALEHNSGVSNKITSFTLPLGATINMDGTALYECMAAMFIAQAYGVDLSFTQQVFVVVTALLASIGAAGIPMAGLVMITVVLTAVGLPLEGIGLILAVDRILDMLRTAVNVWSDSCGAVTVARSENEETSVAI, from the coding sequence ATGAAGATTCTTAAAATAAAATTACACTGGCAAATTCTTATCGCACTGGTACTGGCTGTATTGTTTGGCTATCTTGCACCAAACGCAACAGAATACACCTCGTGGATGGGTGATATTTTTCTTCGCGCATTAAAAATGGTGATCATTCCTCTTATCCTGAGTTCGATCATCAGCGGAGTTACCAGCATGGGCGAAGGCAGCAACCTTGGAAGGCTGGGTTTTAAAACATTGCTTTATTACCTGGGAACAAGTACGTTGGCCATTTTAACCGGATTATTTATCGTAAACCTGGTAAAACCCGGCGTGGGTGTTGAGCTTGGTTTTACCCAATCGGTAGAAGGACTTGCCGAAAAAGCAGGTTCGGTAAAAGATATTCTTTATCGCCTTGTTCCGGATAATATTGTTGATGCCATGGCACAAGGAACCATTTTGTCGGTGATCTTTTTTGCCATTGTTTTTGGCTATTTCATTACGAAAGTTGACGAACCTTATAAGAACTCTTTAAAAACATTTTTCGACGCCATTTTTGAGGTGATGATGAAAGTAACACTGTTCATCATCAAATTTACGCCGCTCGGTATTTTTGGAATCGTTGCCGGAGAAGTAGCCCGCAATTCAGAGCAGCTGGCCAACATTGCCGGAAGTCTGGCTATTTACAGTTTGTGCGTAATTGTTGGTCTTTTGATTCACGCGCTCATCATTCTACCTTTAATTGTTCGTTTTATCGGGAAGGCAAAACCGTACGCGCACTTAAAAAATATGGTCACTCCCCTGCTTACCGCATTTTCAACATCATCGTCGAGTGCAACGCTGCCATTAACCATGGAAGCGCTGGAACACAATAGCGGTGTATCAAATAAAATTACAAGTTTTACCTTGCCTTTGGGAGCTACCATAAATATGGATGGAACTGCACTTTACGAATGTATGGCTGCCATGTTTATAGCTCAGGCTTACGGCGTTGATTTGTCGTTTACACAGCAGGTATTTGTTGTAGTTACGGCATTGCTGGCATCGATTGGTGCTGCCGGAATACCAATGGCCGGACTGGTGATGATTACTGTTGTTTTGACTGCCGTTGGATTACCACTTGAAGGAATCGGGCTTATTTTAGCTGTTGACCGGATTCTGGATATGTTACGCACTGCAGTAAATGTTTGGAGCGACAGTTGCGGAGCTGTTACTGTAGCCCGTTCGGAAAACGAGGAAACCAGTGTCGCCATTTAA
- the aqpZ gene encoding aquaporin Z: MKKLVAEFFGTMWLVLGGCGSAVLAAAFPELGIGFAGVALAFGLTVLTMVYAIGHISGCHLNPAVSVGLWIGGRFDAKELIPYIVAQVLGGIAGAAVLYIIATGKAGAEIGTFASNGYGAYSPGGYGMVAALVCEVVMTFFFLIVILGATHSKAPKYLAGVAIGLCLTLIHLISIPVTNTSVNPARSTSQALFTGNAELIGQLWLFWVAPIIGAILAGIVYKYLSPEEE, encoded by the coding sequence ATGAAAAAATTAGTTGCTGAATTTTTCGGAACCATGTGGTTGGTTCTCGGAGGTTGTGGGAGCGCTGTGCTTGCAGCTGCCTTTCCTGAGTTGGGAATCGGGTTTGCAGGTGTGGCCCTGGCTTTCGGTTTAACCGTTTTAACCATGGTTTATGCAATTGGGCATATTTCCGGTTGTCATTTAAATCCTGCTGTTTCGGTAGGTTTATGGATTGGCGGCCGTTTTGATGCCAAAGAGCTTATACCTTACATTGTTGCGCAGGTGCTGGGAGGTATTGCCGGTGCTGCTGTGCTTTATATTATTGCCACAGGTAAGGCCGGTGCCGAAATCGGAACTTTTGCTTCCAACGGTTATGGTGCCTACTCGCCGGGAGGTTATGGAATGGTAGCTGCGCTGGTTTGCGAAGTGGTGATGACCTTTTTCTTTTTGATCGTTATTTTGGGAGCTACACATTCAAAAGCACCCAAATATCTGGCAGGTGTTGCTATTGGGTTGTGTTTAACTTTAATTCACCTCATTAGTATTCCGGTTACCAATACTTCGGTAAATCCGGCACGTAGTACCAGTCAGGCACTTTTTACCGGTAACGCCGAGTTGATAGGACAGTTATGGCTGTTTTGGGTTGCACCGATTATTGGTGCGATTTTGGCAGGTATCGTTTATAAATACCTTTCTCCTGAAGAAGAATAA
- a CDS encoding diacylglycerol kinase family protein, whose translation MKNVFIENRMLSFKHAFNGIRHLWKKEINFRIHIFVGITVISLARLVEITRTKWLLIIICVGIVLGAEAFNSAIERICDIVCPEKDIKIKIIKDISAAAVFLVSVMAAIIGVIIFCQKS comes from the coding sequence ATGAAAAATGTTTTTATAGAAAACCGAATGCTCAGCTTTAAACATGCATTTAACGGAATTCGGCATTTGTGGAAAAAAGAAATAAATTTTCGAATTCACATTTTTGTGGGTATTACTGTGATTTCCTTGGCCAGGCTCGTCGAAATTACCAGAACCAAATGGTTGCTTATTATCATTTGTGTTGGAATTGTACTGGGGGCTGAAGCTTTCAATTCAGCTATTGAGCGTATTTGTGATATTGTTTGTCCGGAGAAAGATATAAAGATCAAAATTATAAAAGATATTTCTGCAGCAGCAGTTTTTCTCGTATCTGTTATGGCTGCAATCATAGGCGTAATAATCTTCTGTCAAAAGTCATAA
- a CDS encoding transcriptional regulator: MKNPIQNLNKAFENKVRLGVMAALMVNSRLSFNELKDLLELTDGNLASHIKALEKEKFISVNKTFVGKKPNTTYAVTTSGSKAFEQHLKALEDLINNQNILNK; this comes from the coding sequence GTGAAGAATCCGATTCAAAATCTGAATAAGGCCTTTGAAAACAAAGTGAGGCTGGGCGTTATGGCGGCTTTAATGGTGAATTCGCGCTTGAGTTTTAACGAACTGAAAGACCTGCTCGAATTAACCGATGGCAACCTGGCCAGCCACATTAAAGCGTTGGAAAAGGAAAAATTCATTTCGGTGAACAAAACTTTTGTTGGCAAAAAACCCAACACTACTTACGCCGTTACTACGAGTGGCAGCAAGGCTTTTGAACAGCATTTAAAAGCATTGGAAGATTTAATAAACAATCAAAATATACTGAATAAATAA
- a CDS encoding histidine kinase, producing MKIFKYRVLNHILFWIFIFTFYTIPYLLSYGFVIEAFINIIYIPIDIIGVYIVIEYLIPRFVFQKRRFGIFILGTAVIIALNIAISNYIKLNIQPLLGFWVVRRPFSAEMFSALLNNFMIIGTATAFKLFSYSYNIQLTQSELERKTIQSELGILRSQVNPHFLFNVLNNIDALIYEDKEKASNAIVLLSKIMRYMLQESTHEMVKLDKELSYIQDYLELAKLSFADPKFLEFEQKGAPNSQFVPPLLFIPIIENAVKHCNKQSETPGVKINFSIDTDCIELRTSNSVKRNNFKLPDSGTGTGLKNVEKRLKLLYGSNFTFDIKKDMDKFDVHIKVPV from the coding sequence ATGAAAATCTTTAAGTACAGGGTTCTTAACCACATACTATTCTGGATATTTATATTTACGTTTTATACCATTCCGTACCTATTATCGTATGGATTTGTAATCGAAGCGTTTATAAATATCATTTACATTCCCATCGACATTATCGGCGTTTACATTGTTATCGAATACCTCATTCCGCGTTTTGTATTTCAAAAGCGGCGTTTTGGGATTTTCATTCTTGGCACCGCCGTAATCATTGCACTAAACATTGCTATCTCGAATTATATAAAGCTGAACATTCAACCCCTACTGGGATTTTGGGTGGTACGCCGACCGTTTAGCGCCGAAATGTTTTCAGCATTGCTCAATAATTTTATGATTATTGGTACAGCCACAGCATTTAAGTTGTTCAGCTACTCGTACAATATTCAGTTAACACAGTCGGAACTGGAGCGCAAAACCATTCAGTCGGAGTTGGGAATTTTACGCTCGCAGGTTAATCCACATTTTCTGTTTAATGTGCTGAATAATATCGATGCACTTATATACGAGGACAAAGAAAAAGCATCAAATGCTATTGTTCTGCTGTCGAAGATTATGCGTTACATGCTGCAGGAATCAACGCACGAAATGGTAAAACTGGATAAGGAACTTAGTTATATTCAAGATTACCTGGAGTTGGCGAAACTTAGCTTTGCCGATCCCAAATTTTTAGAATTTGAACAAAAAGGAGCACCAAACTCGCAGTTTGTGCCACCACTTTTGTTTATTCCAATTATTGAAAACGCCGTAAAACATTGCAATAAACAATCGGAAACTCCCGGTGTAAAAATTAACTTTTCCATTGATACCGATTGTATTGAACTGCGCACATCAAACTCTGTAAAACGCAACAATTTTAAGTTGCCCGACAGTGGCACCGGAACGGGACTAAAAAATGTTGAAAAGCGCCTAAAACTCCTTTATGGCAGCAATTTTACTTTTGATATTAAAAAGGATATGGATAAATTTGATGTGCATATAAAAGTGCCGGTATAA
- the creD gene encoding cell envelope integrity protein CreD, which translates to MEKQENILDRLGISFHRTLSFKLLVIGMLILILLIPKVMILDLIGERQLNSVQVVNEVMSKWSNEQLISGPVLFVPFKKKIYNEEEDTYNEVTRYATFLPKELSVNGTLLPKQLSRSIYNVDVYEAELSITGNFKDVDLEKLNIESSDMIWDDAQLQLSISDLRGINKGLELSWNDKSHTFSPGKVSSPIGHSGVSIPLKDLYANDLNGAFSIKLQLKGSQNLMFTPLGEQTTVHLESSWNDPGFTGNYLPADRNVDDKGFQADWSVLHFNRNYPQQWISTNNSLNQNDIENSKFGVEMVSLADHYQKNIRSAKYAILIIIITFVVFFMFEVLSKQRIHPFQYIMVGSAISIFYLLLLSISEHLGFNLAYLAAALAVIILVFFYTRSFMPKLKNQLGTSLSLAGCYLFIFILLQLESFALLTGSIGLFVLLAALMYSTRKVNWYKE; encoded by the coding sequence ATGGAAAAACAAGAAAACATTTTAGACCGCCTGGGAATTAGCTTCCACCGGACATTGTCGTTCAAACTGTTAGTGATCGGGATGCTTATCCTAATTCTGCTGATACCCAAAGTAATGATACTGGATCTGATTGGCGAGCGCCAGCTTAATTCGGTGCAGGTTGTAAACGAAGTGATGAGCAAATGGTCGAACGAGCAGCTCATCAGCGGACCTGTGCTATTTGTTCCTTTTAAAAAGAAAATTTACAATGAGGAGGAAGACACATACAACGAAGTAACGCGTTACGCCACTTTCCTGCCAAAAGAATTATCGGTTAACGGAACACTACTGCCTAAACAATTAAGTCGCAGCATTTACAATGTTGATGTGTACGAGGCCGAACTTTCGATAACCGGTAATTTTAAGGACGTTGACCTCGAAAAACTGAACATCGAATCTTCGGATATGATTTGGGACGATGCCCAGTTACAATTATCGATTAGCGACCTAAGGGGAATAAACAAAGGACTGGAACTAAGTTGGAACGACAAATCCCACACATTTTCGCCCGGCAAAGTCTCATCCCCTATCGGGCACAGTGGTGTTTCAATTCCGCTGAAAGATCTTTATGCCAACGATCTGAATGGAGCATTCTCGATTAAGCTGCAGTTAAAAGGCAGCCAAAACCTGATGTTCACTCCGCTGGGCGAGCAAACCACTGTTCATCTGGAATCGAGCTGGAACGATCCGGGCTTTACTGGCAACTACCTGCCTGCCGACCGAAATGTGGACGACAAAGGTTTTCAGGCTGACTGGAGTGTTTTGCATTTTAACCGAAATTATCCACAACAATGGATAAGCACCAACAACTCTCTAAACCAAAACGACATTGAAAACTCAAAATTCGGTGTAGAAATGGTGAGCCTCGCCGACCATTACCAGAAAAACATACGTAGTGCCAAATACGCCATCCTCATAATTATCATCACTTTTGTGGTTTTCTTTATGTTCGAAGTGCTATCGAAACAGCGCATTCACCCGTTTCAGTATATTATGGTAGGTTCGGCAATCAGCATTTTTTATTTACTGTTGCTTTCAATTTCCGAACACCTTGGATTCAATCTGGCTTACCTGGCTGCAGCTTTGGCAGTAATTATACTGGTGTTCTTTTACACCCGAAGTTTTATGCCAAAACTTAAAAACCAGCTGGGAACCAGTCTGAGCCTGGCAGGGTGTTATCTTTTCATTTTTATCCTTTTACAACTTGAATCGTTTGCACTTCTAACCGGCAGTATCGGATTATTCGTACTCCTGGCTGCTTTAATGTACTCTACCCGGAAAGTAAACTGGTATAAAGAATAA